One window of Hippoglossus stenolepis isolate QCI-W04-F060 chromosome 1, HSTE1.2, whole genome shotgun sequence genomic DNA carries:
- the pdcd2 gene encoding programmed cell death protein 2 isoform X2, with amino-acid sequence MMSSDRGESPAEVVLGFLEEAEPWRLLSPQFPSKVGGKPAWLSRRGLPSLPELECERCRLPMAFLLQVYAPISGQDRSFHRSLLLFCCKTPECYTLNDSSCMKVFRSQLPRRNEFYPYNPPPEEEPLSDPESDQRVLPVSGVKLCWVCGCPGNKACSRCHTVTYCGKNHQMLHWKHTHKKECGSQVSLVTTSPFLFPETELVTEPEEEEKVGKDEDTKKDEGEEEGSGTQTDVDCLSLAETLAETDLEEMAMCETEDIKVFQRFKKRIAPEPHQVVRYIRGGSPLWVSSQHIPSDQDIPQCTCGAKRTFEFQVMPQLLNSLHVDSTGASIDWGTVAVYTCSVSCNRDDQYFPEFIWKQDFSSDPHAQIKHS; translated from the exons ATGATGTCCAGCGACCGAGGCGAGTCTCCGGCGGAGGTAGTTCTGGGTTTCCTGGAGGAGGCGGAGCCCTGGCGGCTCCTGTCCCCACAGTTCCCCAGTAAAGTCGGGGGGAAGCCGGCGTGGCTCAGCCGGAGAGGCCTGCCCTCTCTGCCCGAGCTGGAGTGTGAGAGATGCCGCCTGCCCATGGCCTTCCTGCTGCAG gtgtACGCACCGATCTCTGGTCAGGACCGGAGTTTCCACAGGTCGCTCCTCCTGTTCTGCTGCAAAACCCCTGAGTGCTACACACTCAACGACAGCAGCTGCATGAAAG TTTTCAGAAGTCAGCTACCCAGGAGGAATGAGTTCTACCCTTACAACCCTCCGCCAG AGGAGGAACCCCTCAGTGACCCGGAATCCGACCAGAGAGTGTTGCCCGTCTCTGGGGTTAAACTGTGTTGGGTGTGTGGTTGCCCTGGCAACAAAGCTTGTTCTAGATGTCACACTGTGACCTACTGTGGAAAAAACCACCAGATGCtccactggaaacacacacacaagaaggaGTGTGGCAGCCAAG TGTCCCTCGTCACAACAtctcccttcctcttccctgAAACTGAGCTGGTCACTGagcctgaggaagaggagaaagttgGGAAAGACGAAGACACAAAGaaggatgaaggagaagaggaagggagcGGCACTCAAACCGATGTAGACTGTCTGTCTTTAGCAGAGA CGTTGGCAGAGACCGACCTGGAGGAGATGGCGATGTGTGAGACTGAAGACATCAAAGTGTTCCAGAGGTTTAAAAAGAGGATCGCACCAGAACCACACcag GTGGTGCGCTACATTCGAGGCGGTTCTCCCTTGTGGGTCTCTTCTCAACACATCCCTTCAGATCAGgatatcccacaatgcacctgtgGCGCCAAGAGGACTTTCGAGTTCCAG gtgatgCCCCAGCTGTTGAACAGTCTACATGTGGACTCGACAGGAGCCAGTATCGACTGGGGTACGGTGGCCGTCTACACCTGCTCCGTCAGCTGTAACCGTGACGACCAGTACTTCCCTGAGTTCATCTGGAAGCAGGATTTCAGCTCGGATCCACACGCACAGATTAAACACTCGTAA
- the pdcd2 gene encoding programmed cell death protein 2 isoform X1, whose amino-acid sequence MMSSDRGESPAEVVLGFLEEAEPWRLLSPQFPSKVGGKPAWLSRRGLPSLPELECERCRLPMAFLLQVYAPISGQDRSFHRSLLLFCCKTPECYTLNDSSCMKVFRSQLPRRNEFYPYNPPPEEEPLSDPESDQRVLPVSGVKLCWVCGCPGNKACSRCHTVTYCGKNHQMLHWKHTHKKECGSQEVSLVTTSPFLFPETELVTEPEEEEKVGKDEDTKKDEGEEEGSGTQTDVDCLSLAETLAETDLEEMAMCETEDIKVFQRFKKRIAPEPHQVVRYIRGGSPLWVSSQHIPSDQDIPQCTCGAKRTFEFQVMPQLLNSLHVDSTGASIDWGTVAVYTCSVSCNRDDQYFPEFIWKQDFSSDPHAQIKHS is encoded by the exons ATGATGTCCAGCGACCGAGGCGAGTCTCCGGCGGAGGTAGTTCTGGGTTTCCTGGAGGAGGCGGAGCCCTGGCGGCTCCTGTCCCCACAGTTCCCCAGTAAAGTCGGGGGGAAGCCGGCGTGGCTCAGCCGGAGAGGCCTGCCCTCTCTGCCCGAGCTGGAGTGTGAGAGATGCCGCCTGCCCATGGCCTTCCTGCTGCAG gtgtACGCACCGATCTCTGGTCAGGACCGGAGTTTCCACAGGTCGCTCCTCCTGTTCTGCTGCAAAACCCCTGAGTGCTACACACTCAACGACAGCAGCTGCATGAAAG TTTTCAGAAGTCAGCTACCCAGGAGGAATGAGTTCTACCCTTACAACCCTCCGCCAG AGGAGGAACCCCTCAGTGACCCGGAATCCGACCAGAGAGTGTTGCCCGTCTCTGGGGTTAAACTGTGTTGGGTGTGTGGTTGCCCTGGCAACAAAGCTTGTTCTAGATGTCACACTGTGACCTACTGTGGAAAAAACCACCAGATGCtccactggaaacacacacacaagaaggaGTGTGGCAGCCAAG AAGTGTCCCTCGTCACAACAtctcccttcctcttccctgAAACTGAGCTGGTCACTGagcctgaggaagaggagaaagttgGGAAAGACGAAGACACAAAGaaggatgaaggagaagaggaagggagcGGCACTCAAACCGATGTAGACTGTCTGTCTTTAGCAGAGA CGTTGGCAGAGACCGACCTGGAGGAGATGGCGATGTGTGAGACTGAAGACATCAAAGTGTTCCAGAGGTTTAAAAAGAGGATCGCACCAGAACCACACcag GTGGTGCGCTACATTCGAGGCGGTTCTCCCTTGTGGGTCTCTTCTCAACACATCCCTTCAGATCAGgatatcccacaatgcacctgtgGCGCCAAGAGGACTTTCGAGTTCCAG gtgatgCCCCAGCTGTTGAACAGTCTACATGTGGACTCGACAGGAGCCAGTATCGACTGGGGTACGGTGGCCGTCTACACCTGCTCCGTCAGCTGTAACCGTGACGACCAGTACTTCCCTGAGTTCATCTGGAAGCAGGATTTCAGCTCGGATCCACACGCACAGATTAAACACTCGTAA
- the rhoua gene encoding ras homolog family member Ua gives MPPRGDGSFKPAPVSPAPPVPPRRVRSRDRGSGRTRRSGTEAGAGSAERRVKCVLVGDGAVGKTSLVVSYTTNGYPTEYVPTAFDNFSAVVSVDGQPVKLQLCDTAGQEEFDKLRPLCYTSADVFLLCFSVVSPASFQNVPDKWVPEIRRHAPFAPLVLVGTQCDLREDVKVLIDLARYRERPIEPADAWDCAMEIGAVAYMECSSLTQKNLKEVFDTAILASLQNYSSQKLPRGKQKRQKKQRQTPDKMKSLSKSWWKRYCCVA, from the exons ATGCCTCCGCGGGGCGACGGGAGCTTCAAGCCGGCACCGGTGTCCCCTGCTCCGCCCGTCCCGCCGAGGAGGGTCAGGAGCCGGGACAGGGGCTCCGGCAGGACGCGGCGCTCCGGGACAGAGGCAGGGGCAGGGTCGGCGGAGAGGCGGGTGAAGTGTGTGCTGGTGGGGGACGGAGCTGTGGGGAAGACCAGCCTGGTGGTCAGCTACACCACCAACGGATACCCCACCGAGTATGTGCCCACCGCCTTCGACAACTTCTCAG cggtGGTGTCAGTGGATGGGCAGCCAGTCAAACTACAACTGTGTGACACAGCTGGGCAG GAGGAGTTTGATAAGCTGCGTCCTCTGTGTTACACCAGTGCAGATGTGTTCCTGCTGTGCTTCAGTGTTGTCAGTCCCGCCTCTTTCCAAAACGTTCCAGACAAGTGGGTCCCAGAGATTCGCAGACACGCCCCGTTCGCTCCACTCGTTCTGGTTGGGACACAGTGTGACCTCCGAGAAGATGTCAAG GTTCTCATCGACCTGGCGAGGTATCGGGAGCGGCCCATCGAGCCAGCGGACGCCTGGGACTGTGCCATGGAGATCGGAGCGGTGGCCTACATGGAGTGCTCCTCTTTGACCCAAAAAAACCTTAAAGAAGTGTTTGACACAGCCATACTGGCCAGTCTGCAGAACTACAGCTCCCAGAAGCTCCcgagagggaaacaaaaacgACAGAAAAAGCAAAGGCAGACGCCGGACAAGATGAAGAGTCTGTCCAAGTCATGGTGGAAAAGGTACTGTTGTGTGGCCTAG